The following are encoded in a window of Tessaracoccus flavescens genomic DNA:
- a CDS encoding DUF4032 domain-containing protein, producing MPRFLAAKPDADLIRLPWHLPLADWPTQHLVALPRGISRHVVRFLQVGDDILAAKEILEEVAVQEYRLLTELKRLGVPSVEPVGVVLGRVDADGNPLDPVLLTRHLPFSLPYRSLFYPGVKHETVNRLLDAMVVLLARLHLTGFYWGDVSLSNILFRRDAGEFAAYLVDAETGELHDQLTDGQREHDLQIARTNLYGEFLDLEAGGILDPSLDPEWLVNTIEDRYHQLWAELTGVEEFDGSELYRLEGRVRRLNALGFDVAEIDVDASPDGRTIRMRPKVVDAGHHTRRLMRLTGLDAEEHQARRLLNDMDTFRAEYAPNAPESVAAHKWLVEVFEPAVSRIPAHLRGKRDAAQFFHEMLDYRWYQSQRENREVPVPEAATGYINEILTTLPDEQLGDLQPVGGELLDKYDPSKGYADGEEDDKPYDPWEDEANDPDIPVMQGFDINALRAKAAAKKKG from the coding sequence GTGCCAAGATTCCTCGCCGCCAAACCAGACGCCGACCTGATCCGGCTTCCCTGGCATCTGCCGTTGGCCGACTGGCCGACCCAGCACCTGGTCGCGCTGCCGCGAGGCATCTCGCGTCACGTCGTGCGCTTCCTGCAGGTCGGCGACGACATCCTCGCCGCGAAGGAGATCCTCGAGGAGGTGGCGGTGCAGGAGTACCGCCTGCTGACCGAGCTGAAGCGGCTGGGCGTGCCGTCGGTCGAGCCGGTCGGCGTGGTGCTCGGGCGGGTGGACGCGGACGGCAACCCGCTCGATCCCGTCCTGCTGACCAGGCACCTGCCGTTCTCGCTGCCCTACCGCTCGCTGTTCTATCCCGGCGTGAAGCACGAGACGGTCAACAGGCTCCTCGACGCGATGGTCGTCCTCCTCGCCCGGCTGCACCTGACGGGCTTCTACTGGGGAGACGTGTCGCTGTCGAACATCCTCTTCCGCCGCGACGCGGGCGAGTTCGCCGCCTACCTCGTCGATGCGGAGACCGGCGAACTGCACGACCAACTCACCGACGGGCAGCGCGAACACGACCTGCAGATCGCGCGCACCAACCTCTACGGGGAGTTCCTCGACCTCGAGGCCGGCGGCATCCTCGACCCGTCGCTCGACCCCGAATGGCTGGTCAACACCATCGAGGACCGCTACCACCAACTGTGGGCCGAGCTGACCGGCGTCGAGGAGTTCGACGGGTCGGAGTTGTACCGGCTCGAGGGCCGGGTCCGCAGGCTCAACGCGCTCGGCTTCGACGTCGCCGAGATCGACGTCGACGCCTCCCCCGACGGTCGCACCATCCGGATGCGCCCGAAGGTCGTCGACGCGGGCCACCACACCAGGCGGCTCATGCGGTTGACCGGCCTCGACGCCGAGGAACACCAGGCCCGCCGCCTGCTCAACGACATGGACACCTTCCGAGCGGAGTATGCCCCCAACGCCCCCGAGTCGGTGGCGGCGCACAAGTGGCTGGTCGAGGTGTTCGAGCCCGCCGTCAGCCGGATCCCGGCGCACCTTCGAGGCAAGCGCGACGCGGCGCAGTTCTTCCACGAGATGCTCGACTACCGCTGGTACCAGTCGCAGCGCGAGAACCGTGAGGTCCCCGTCCCCGAGGCGGCGACGGGCTACATCAACGAGATCCTGACCACACTTCCCGACGAGCAACTCGGCGACCTGCAACCCGTCGGGGGTGAACTCCTCGACAAGTACGACCCGTCGAAGGGCTATGCCGACGGCGAGGAGGACGACAAGCCCTACGACCCGTGGGAGGACGAGGCCAACGACCCGGACATCCCCGTCATGCAGGGCTTCGACATCAACGCGCTGCGCGCGAAGGCCGCGGCGAAGAAGAAGGGCTGA
- the metB gene encoding cystathionine gamma-synthase has protein sequence MAELGRWTRGMRTGLGEDPTHGAVVPPIYLSTNYTFEGLGQPRGYDYSRSGNPTRDQLNDAIATLEGGVGATCVATGLAAITLVAEAFVPAGGRVVVQHDAYGGTWRLFSFLAEQGRLVVDFVDFNDAEALGTALTTDTDLVWIETPSNPLLRITDIRAVSDAAHAVGALVAADNTFLSPLYQRPLEHGADIVVHSTTKFINGHSDVVGGVAVAAEQEHHDRLRLWANALGLTGSAFDAYLTLRGLRTLDARMRVHTENTEALVALLDGHPAVAKLYYPGLVGHPGHDVALRQQTGMGSLLGLELHGGRAAAQSFLDGLQIFHLAESLGGVESLICHPASMTHAGMTDEARAAAGIGDSLLRLSVGVEASEDLVHVVTEALERSGNA, from the coding sequence ATGGCGGAACTCGGACGGTGGACCCGCGGCATGCGGACGGGGCTCGGGGAGGATCCGACCCACGGCGCGGTCGTTCCGCCCATCTACCTGAGCACCAACTACACCTTCGAGGGCCTCGGCCAGCCGCGCGGCTACGACTACTCCCGCTCCGGCAACCCCACCCGAGACCAGCTCAACGACGCCATCGCGACGCTCGAGGGCGGCGTGGGCGCCACCTGCGTCGCGACCGGGCTCGCGGCGATCACGCTGGTCGCAGAGGCCTTCGTGCCTGCCGGCGGCCGCGTCGTCGTGCAGCACGACGCCTACGGAGGCACCTGGCGCCTGTTCAGCTTCCTCGCCGAACAGGGCCGCCTCGTCGTGGACTTCGTCGACTTCAACGACGCCGAGGCACTCGGCACGGCGCTGACCACCGACACCGACCTGGTCTGGATCGAGACGCCGTCGAACCCGCTGCTGCGGATCACCGACATCCGCGCCGTCTCCGACGCCGCACACGCGGTCGGCGCGCTGGTGGCCGCCGACAACACGTTCCTCTCCCCTCTCTACCAGCGCCCGCTGGAGCACGGGGCAGACATCGTCGTGCACTCGACCACGAAGTTCATCAACGGTCACTCCGATGTCGTCGGAGGCGTGGCAGTCGCCGCCGAACAGGAGCACCACGACCGGCTGCGGCTCTGGGCCAACGCGCTCGGCCTGACCGGGAGCGCCTTCGACGCCTACCTGACGCTGCGCGGGCTGCGCACGCTCGACGCCCGCATGCGGGTGCACACCGAGAACACGGAGGCGCTCGTCGCGCTGCTCGACGGGCACCCCGCCGTGGCGAAGCTGTACTACCCCGGGCTCGTCGGCCACCCCGGCCATGACGTCGCACTCCGGCAGCAGACGGGCATGGGCTCGCTGCTCGGCCTCGAGCTGCACGGCGGTCGCGCCGCCGCCCAGTCCTTCCTCGACGGGCTGCAGATCTTCCACCTGGCGGAGTCGCTTGGCGGGGTGGAGTCGCTGATCTGTCATCCGGCGTCGATGACCCACGCCGGGATGACCGACGAGGCGCGCGCCGCCGCGGGCATCGGCGATTCCCTGCTGCGGCTGAGCGTGGGCGTCGAGGCATCCGAGGACCTGGTGCACGTCGTCACCGAGGCCCTCGAACGCTCCGGAAACGCCTAG
- a CDS encoding ABC transporter ATP-binding protein gives MATVSYRDASRVYPGSDRAAVNKLNLEIEDGEFMVLVGPSGCGKSTSLRMLAGLEEVNSGSIFIGDRDVTDLPPKDRDIAMVFQNYALYPHMTVGDNMGFALKMQNVPKAERQQRVQEAAKLLGLEDFLNRKPKALSGGQRQRVAMGRAIVRQPQVFLMDEPLSNLDAKLRVSTRTQIAALQQRLGVTTVYVTHDQTEAMTMGDRVAVMKDGILQQADTPLALYDAPKNLFVAGFIGSPAMNLMTGKRVEGGVQIGDYTVPVSRDILAKTDDDTLTVGIRPEAFQIADQGIALDVAVVEELGADSYLYGTLAGLSDEEVVNAQQFVARVGARTAPEKGSVVRLTAAPDQVHVFSTKTEERIS, from the coding sequence ATGGCCACTGTTAGCTACCGTGACGCTTCGCGCGTCTACCCCGGCTCCGACCGCGCTGCGGTCAACAAGCTGAACCTCGAGATCGAGGACGGCGAGTTCATGGTCCTCGTCGGCCCTTCGGGCTGTGGCAAGTCCACCTCGCTGCGTATGCTCGCCGGGCTGGAAGAGGTCAACTCGGGCTCGATCTTCATCGGCGACCGCGACGTGACCGACCTTCCTCCGAAGGACCGCGACATCGCAATGGTCTTCCAGAACTACGCCCTGTACCCCCACATGACCGTGGGCGACAACATGGGCTTCGCACTCAAGATGCAGAACGTCCCCAAGGCTGAGCGTCAGCAGCGCGTCCAGGAGGCCGCGAAGCTGCTCGGCCTCGAGGACTTCCTCAACCGCAAGCCGAAGGCCCTCTCGGGTGGCCAGCGTCAGCGCGTCGCCATGGGCCGCGCCATCGTCCGTCAGCCGCAGGTGTTCCTCATGGACGAGCCGCTGTCGAACCTCGACGCAAAGCTGCGCGTCTCCACCCGCACCCAGATCGCCGCTCTGCAGCAGCGTCTCGGCGTCACCACGGTCTACGTCACGCACGACCAGACCGAGGCCATGACGATGGGTGACCGCGTCGCGGTCATGAAGGACGGCATCCTCCAGCAGGCCGACACCCCGCTGGCCCTGTACGACGCCCCGAAGAACCTCTTCGTGGCCGGCTTCATCGGCTCCCCGGCCATGAACCTGATGACGGGCAAGCGCGTCGAGGGCGGCGTTCAGATCGGTGACTACACCGTTCCCGTCTCCCGCGACATCCTGGCAAAGACCGATGACGACACTCTCACCGTCGGCATCCGTCCCGAGGCCTTCCAGATCGCGGATCAGGGCATCGCCCTCGACGTCGCGGTCGTCGAGGAGCTCGGCGCCGACTCCTACCTCTACGGCACCCTCGCGGGCCTGTCGGACGAGGAAGTCGTCAACGCCCAGCAGTTCGTCGCACGTGTCGGCGCCCGCACCGCCCCCGAGAAGGGCAGCGTCGTTCGTCTGACCGCCGCACCCGACCAGGTGCACGTGTTCAGCACCAAGACCGAAGAGCGCATCTCCTGA
- a CDS encoding DedA family protein, giving the protein MTEERPGSADDRPAPEPTAEEQATGEPTGPREAVSGEEEPEREWWEDEGMPWKKKPGRADYACLAWFGVIAVFSLILIPTRAWLLGVAPDWLAMITGGRTAVAASGAIASTGEMPHWPIVLIVASVLSLKFDWIYWWAGKLWGRGMIEVWAGQSKRAARNYDRAERWAEKLGPIGFLIAYIPMPLPLMQVVFVLSGASGMSLKRFLIYDYIASTLWLIGYFALGWQLGEGAVAVLDWYAKIAGWVAIGLIVVVFVTSYLAQARKAREKAEKQG; this is encoded by the coding sequence GTGACTGAGGAACGACCAGGCAGCGCCGACGACCGTCCCGCGCCCGAGCCGACGGCCGAAGAGCAGGCCACCGGGGAGCCGACGGGCCCCCGGGAAGCCGTGTCCGGCGAGGAGGAGCCGGAGCGCGAGTGGTGGGAAGACGAGGGCATGCCCTGGAAGAAGAAGCCGGGAAGGGCCGACTACGCCTGCCTCGCCTGGTTCGGCGTGATCGCCGTGTTCAGCCTCATCCTCATCCCGACGCGCGCCTGGCTGCTCGGCGTCGCCCCCGACTGGCTGGCGATGATCACCGGCGGTCGCACCGCTGTCGCCGCGAGCGGGGCGATCGCCTCGACGGGTGAGATGCCGCACTGGCCGATCGTGCTGATCGTCGCCTCCGTCCTGAGCCTCAAGTTCGACTGGATCTACTGGTGGGCGGGCAAGCTGTGGGGTCGCGGCATGATCGAGGTCTGGGCGGGCCAGTCCAAGCGGGCCGCACGCAACTACGACCGCGCAGAGCGCTGGGCCGAGAAGCTGGGCCCGATCGGCTTCCTGATCGCCTACATCCCCATGCCGCTGCCGCTGATGCAGGTCGTCTTCGTCCTCTCGGGAGCCTCGGGGATGAGCCTGAAGCGCTTCCTGATCTACGACTACATCGCCTCCACGCTGTGGCTGATCGGCTACTTCGCCCTCGGGTGGCAGCTCGGCGAGGGCGCCGTCGCAGTCCTCGACTGGTACGCCAAGATCGCAGGCTGGGTCGCCATCGGGCTCATCGTCGTGGTGTTCGTCACCTCCTATCTCGCCCAGGCCAGGAAGGCCCGCGAGAAGGCAGAGAAGCAGGGCTGA
- a CDS encoding VOC family protein, producing the protein MLSQPEPGRSEEDARALSELLAKGGLTPVHMRTDDLGGLFARLADVEGVSVVQEPTDQFWGVRDGALHDPAGNFPRIEQA; encoded by the coding sequence GTGCTGTCCCAGCCTGAGCCTGGCCGCTCGGAGGAGGACGCCCGCGCCCTGTCGGAGCTGCTGGCCAAGGGCGGGCTGACGCCCGTGCACATGCGCACCGACGACCTCGGCGGACTGTTCGCGAGGCTCGCCGACGTGGAGGGAGTCAGCGTCGTCCAGGAACCGACCGACCAGTTCTGGGGTGTCCGCGACGGCGCCCTGCACGACCCTGCAGGTAACTTCCCGCGGATCGAACAGGCCTGA
- a CDS encoding class I SAM-dependent methyltransferase yields MTEPSKWSRIIAADPDHSRRYIERFKMMEAAGHDLYGEARTVDAMVERNSRILDAGCGPGRLGGRLFELGHRVVGIDVDPALIAAAEEDHPGPLWLVGDLAELDLPAKGISEGFDVIVSAGNVMGFLAPSTRGEVLRRFAAHLAPNGRVIVGFGAGRGYEFAEFFADAGEAGLELDLALSTWNLHPFKADSDFLVAILR; encoded by the coding sequence ATGACCGAACCAAGCAAGTGGTCGCGCATCATCGCCGCCGATCCCGATCATTCCCGTCGCTACATCGAGCGGTTCAAGATGATGGAGGCCGCCGGGCACGACCTGTACGGCGAGGCACGCACGGTCGACGCCATGGTCGAGCGGAACTCCCGGATCCTCGACGCGGGCTGCGGCCCCGGCCGGCTCGGTGGGAGGCTGTTCGAGCTCGGCCACCGTGTCGTCGGCATCGACGTCGACCCCGCCCTGATCGCCGCGGCGGAGGAGGACCATCCGGGCCCGCTGTGGCTGGTCGGCGACCTGGCCGAACTGGACCTGCCCGCCAAGGGGATCAGCGAGGGCTTCGACGTGATCGTGTCGGCGGGCAACGTGATGGGATTCCTCGCCCCCTCGACGCGCGGCGAGGTCCTGCGCCGCTTCGCGGCCCACCTTGCCCCGAACGGTCGCGTCATCGTCGGCTTCGGCGCCGGTCGCGGCTACGAGTTCGCGGAATTCTTCGCCGATGCCGGGGAGGCAGGCCTCGAGCTGGACCTGGCGCTCTCCACCTGGAATCTGCACCCGTTCAAGGCCGACTCGGACTTCCTGGTCGCCATCCTCCGCTAA
- the manA gene encoding mannose-6-phosphate isomerase, class I, translating to MRRLNGQVQHFTWGSVADIPGILRREPDGLPWAEYWLGTHPNGPSTLEDGATLSDLIHADPQVLGEASRSEFGTRLPYLLKLLSAGSPLSLQAHPSREQAVSGYARESLLGLPTSDPTRSYKDDWPKPEAIVALTPFEGLLGFRDPHETAGLFEALGVAQQLASVIGPLRDRRAAPALQEVFLDVLSLAERAHLVDVVVAAAVNHLEAPGALGIFARTAVELDEHFPGDPGIIAALLLNRFSLQPGEAVALGAGVLHAYLRGTGVEVMANSDNVMRGGLTKKHIDVDGLLQVVAFEPTVPQILVPEGTDGVYVFPTSFPEFELWLVSPVDCTSLDLPRTDSGRIALVTSGRFELDGDGDVVELLSGQAVFVPAHEPVSLRGEGQLFVAASGA from the coding sequence ATGCGCCGACTCAATGGTCAGGTTCAGCATTTTACCTGGGGCAGCGTCGCCGACATTCCGGGCATTCTGCGGCGGGAGCCTGATGGTCTGCCGTGGGCCGAGTACTGGCTCGGCACCCATCCGAACGGCCCGTCGACCCTTGAGGACGGGGCCACCCTCTCTGACCTCATCCACGCAGACCCGCAGGTCCTCGGCGAGGCCAGCCGCTCCGAGTTCGGCACCCGGCTCCCCTACCTCCTGAAGCTCCTCTCCGCAGGCAGCCCGCTGAGCCTGCAGGCCCACCCCTCGCGCGAGCAGGCCGTCTCCGGGTACGCCCGCGAGTCGCTGCTCGGCCTCCCGACCTCCGACCCGACGCGCTCCTACAAGGACGACTGGCCGAAGCCGGAGGCCATCGTGGCGCTGACCCCGTTCGAGGGACTGCTCGGGTTCCGCGACCCCCACGAGACGGCTGGCCTGTTCGAGGCGCTCGGCGTGGCCCAGCAACTCGCCTCCGTGATCGGCCCGCTGCGCGACCGACGCGCCGCCCCCGCCCTCCAGGAGGTCTTCCTCGACGTGCTGTCCCTGGCCGAGCGGGCGCACCTGGTCGACGTCGTCGTCGCGGCAGCGGTGAACCACCTCGAGGCCCCGGGAGCGCTCGGCATCTTCGCGCGCACCGCCGTCGAGCTCGATGAACACTTCCCGGGCGATCCGGGCATCATCGCCGCCCTCCTGCTCAACCGCTTCTCGCTGCAGCCAGGCGAGGCCGTGGCGCTGGGCGCAGGTGTGCTGCACGCCTACCTGCGCGGCACAGGGGTCGAGGTGATGGCCAACTCCGACAACGTCATGCGCGGCGGGCTCACCAAGAAACACATCGACGTCGACGGACTGCTGCAGGTCGTCGCGTTCGAGCCCACCGTCCCCCAGATCCTCGTTCCCGAGGGAACCGACGGTGTCTACGTGTTCCCCACCTCGTTCCCGGAGTTTGAGCTGTGGCTCGTCTCGCCGGTCGACTGCACGTCCCTCGATCTGCCGCGCACCGACAGCGGACGGATCGCGCTCGTCACCTCCGGCCGGTTCGAGCTCGACGGCGACGGGGATGTGGTCGAGCTGCTCTCGGGGCAGGCCGTGTTCGTGCCTGCGCACGAGCCGGTGAGCCTGCGCGGCGAAGGGCAGCTGTTCGTGGCGGCTTCGGGCGCCTGA
- a CDS encoding DUF3263 domain-containing protein: MSEATPLSSPLELSERDAAILDFEDSWFTSAVPKEQAIMEHFSLSSARYYQQLNQLIDSSEALAYKPLLVKRLRRMRRQRQAARSARRLQR, from the coding sequence ATGTCTGAGGCCACTCCGCTGAGTTCCCCGCTCGAACTCTCCGAGCGCGACGCGGCGATTCTCGACTTCGAGGACAGTTGGTTCACCTCGGCCGTTCCGAAGGAACAGGCCATCATGGAGCACTTCTCGCTCTCCTCGGCCCGCTACTACCAGCAGCTGAACCAGCTCATTGACAGCTCAGAGGCGCTCGCCTACAAGCCTCTGCTCGTCAAGCGACTGCGCCGCATGCGCAGGCAGCGTCAGGCCGCCCGCTCGGCGCGTCGCCTCCAGCGCTGA
- the groL gene encoding chaperonin GroEL (60 kDa chaperone family; promotes refolding of misfolded polypeptides especially under stressful conditions; forms two stacked rings of heptamers to form a barrel-shaped 14mer; ends can be capped by GroES; misfolded proteins enter the barrel where they are refolded when GroES binds), with protein MAKLIEFNEDARRDLERGMNTLADAVKVTLGPKGRNVVLEKKWGAPTITNDGVSIAKEIELEDPYERIGAELVKEVAKKTDDVAGDGTTTATVLAQAMVREGLRNVSAGANPMGLKKGIETAVAAITEKLSDMAIDVETKQQIAATASISAADSTVGEIIAEAMDKVGKEGVITVEESNTFGLDLELTEGMRFDKGYISPYFVTDAERMEATLDDPYILIANSKISSLKDLLPVLEKVMQSGKPLLVIAEDVDGEALAGLIVNKIRGTFKSVAVKAPGFGDRRKAMLTDIAILTGGQVISEEVGLSLDTVSLDLLGRARSVLVTKDETTIIEGAGDPAQIEGRVSQIRREIENSDSEYDREKLQERLAKLAGGVAVIKVGAATEVELKERKHRIEDAVRNAKAAVEEGIVPGGGVALLQAAKAVDLSSLSGDEAVGARSVLAASSAPLKQIAANAGLEGGVVAEKVGNLPAGEGLNAATGEYVNMVDSGIIDPAKVTRSALQNAASIAALFLTTEAVIADKPEKAAAMPGGDDMGGMGGMGGF; from the coding sequence ATGGCAAAGCTTATTGAGTTCAATGAGGACGCTCGCCGCGACCTTGAGCGCGGCATGAACACCCTGGCCGACGCGGTCAAGGTGACGCTCGGCCCCAAGGGTCGCAACGTCGTCCTGGAGAAGAAGTGGGGCGCCCCCACGATCACCAACGATGGCGTGTCCATCGCCAAGGAAATCGAGCTGGAGGATCCGTACGAGCGGATCGGCGCCGAGCTCGTCAAGGAAGTCGCCAAGAAGACCGACGATGTCGCTGGCGACGGCACCACCACCGCCACCGTGCTGGCCCAGGCCATGGTCCGCGAGGGCCTGCGCAACGTGTCGGCCGGCGCCAACCCGATGGGCCTGAAGAAGGGCATCGAGACCGCGGTCGCCGCGATCACCGAGAAGCTCTCCGACATGGCCATCGACGTCGAGACCAAGCAGCAGATCGCCGCCACCGCGTCGATCTCCGCCGCTGACTCCACCGTCGGCGAGATCATCGCCGAGGCGATGGACAAGGTCGGCAAGGAAGGCGTCATCACCGTCGAGGAGTCCAACACCTTCGGGCTCGACCTCGAGCTCACCGAGGGCATGCGCTTCGACAAGGGCTACATCTCCCCGTACTTCGTCACCGACGCGGAGCGCATGGAGGCCACCCTCGACGATCCCTACATCCTGATCGCCAACTCCAAGATCTCCTCGCTGAAGGATCTCCTCCCGGTGCTGGAGAAGGTCATGCAGTCGGGCAAGCCCCTGCTGGTCATCGCCGAGGACGTCGACGGTGAGGCCCTCGCCGGCCTGATCGTCAACAAGATCCGTGGCACCTTCAAGTCCGTCGCCGTCAAGGCTCCGGGCTTCGGTGACCGCCGCAAGGCCATGCTCACCGACATCGCCATCCTCACCGGCGGCCAGGTCATCTCGGAGGAGGTCGGCCTCTCGCTCGACACCGTCTCCCTCGACCTGCTCGGCCGTGCGCGCTCGGTCCTCGTCACCAAGGACGAGACCACGATCATCGAGGGCGCGGGCGACCCCGCCCAGATCGAGGGCCGCGTGTCCCAGATCCGTCGCGAGATCGAGAACTCGGACTCCGAGTACGACCGCGAGAAGCTGCAGGAGCGCCTGGCCAAGCTGGCCGGTGGCGTCGCCGTCATCAAGGTCGGCGCGGCAACCGAGGTCGAGCTCAAGGAGCGCAAGCACCGCATTGAGGACGCCGTCCGCAACGCGAAGGCCGCGGTCGAGGAGGGCATTGTCCCCGGCGGTGGCGTCGCGCTGCTGCAGGCGGCCAAGGCCGTCGATCTCTCCAGCCTCTCCGGTGACGAGGCCGTCGGCGCGCGGAGCGTGCTCGCCGCCTCCTCGGCCCCGCTGAAGCAGATCGCCGCGAACGCCGGCCTCGAGGGCGGCGTCGTGGCTGAGAAGGTCGGCAACCTGCCCGCCGGCGAGGGCCTGAACGCCGCGACCGGCGAGTACGTCAACATGGTCGACTCCGGCATCATCGACCCTGCGAAGGTTACCCGTTCGGCGCTGCAGAACGCCGCGTCGATCGCGGCCCTGTTCCTCACCACCGAGGCCGTCATCGCGGACAAGCCTGAGAAGGCCGCCGCGATGCCTGGTGGCGACGACATGGGCGGCATGGGAGGCATGGGCGGCTTCTGA
- a CDS encoding DUF3375 domain-containing protein: MRLLRADLLPVIAAILASRFETARVIGYAEFVEQVSDDLDDLRDSGFPLPRQAQEYVGDWISSGYLIRRPTGAAREETVELSRSAADIVRFVGDVQQSRSSVTSSRLSNVTGLLDALARESDPDAATRVKGLIEQRDQIDAEIARIEEGEYRPLDDLLARERLDEILRLAGEVPGDFAKVADDLETLNSQLREQIINHDGSRGGVLDQIFAEVDLIENSEAGRTFNAFHELLLDRLLADRFDTAVDALLERGFAHDLDGGAAVFLRRYLSVLQRESHQVRLNLTEFSKSLRRFVETQEYREHKRLAEALGHAEQAALAALKRHAPTAPLGRDLDLTSARIASVGSWSLHNPADLRTVDDVVANATLELDLEELRRQVRLTEIDFPELQSQIVETLADRAGATVGDVLERHPASQGLASIIGLLILAEEFASRATGVERWSWTSSRGSSRTVTAPRYVFLQVPSHWSEP, translated from the coding sequence ATGCGACTCCTCCGGGCCGATCTCCTTCCCGTCATCGCCGCGATCCTTGCGAGCCGCTTTGAGACGGCCCGAGTTATCGGTTACGCCGAGTTCGTCGAGCAGGTCTCCGATGACCTGGACGATCTGCGTGACAGCGGCTTCCCCCTTCCCCGCCAGGCCCAGGAGTACGTAGGCGACTGGATCAGTAGCGGCTACCTGATCCGCCGCCCGACCGGGGCGGCCCGCGAAGAGACGGTGGAGCTGTCGCGCTCCGCAGCCGACATCGTCCGCTTCGTCGGCGATGTGCAGCAGTCGCGATCCTCGGTCACGTCTTCTCGGCTCAGCAACGTCACAGGGCTGCTGGACGCGTTGGCTCGCGAGTCCGACCCGGATGCCGCCACGCGCGTCAAGGGCCTGATCGAACAGCGCGACCAGATCGACGCCGAGATCGCGCGAATCGAGGAAGGCGAGTACCGACCCCTCGACGACCTGCTGGCCAGGGAGCGGCTCGACGAGATCCTGCGCCTGGCGGGTGAGGTGCCCGGCGACTTCGCGAAGGTCGCCGACGACCTTGAGACGCTCAACTCCCAACTCCGCGAGCAGATCATCAACCACGACGGCTCCCGCGGTGGAGTCCTCGACCAGATCTTCGCGGAGGTCGACCTGATCGAGAACAGCGAGGCGGGCCGCACGTTCAACGCCTTCCACGAACTGCTGCTCGACCGCCTGCTCGCCGACCGGTTCGACACCGCCGTCGATGCCCTTCTTGAGCGAGGCTTCGCCCACGACCTCGACGGCGGCGCGGCCGTCTTCCTGCGCCGCTACCTGAGCGTGCTTCAACGCGAGAGCCATCAGGTTCGCCTGAACCTCACCGAGTTCTCCAAGAGCCTCCGCCGTTTCGTCGAGACCCAGGAGTACCGCGAGCACAAGCGATTGGCCGAGGCCCTTGGTCACGCCGAGCAGGCTGCCCTCGCGGCGCTCAAGCGCCACGCTCCCACCGCGCCGCTTGGTCGGGACCTGGACCTCACCTCGGCGAGGATCGCTTCGGTCGGGTCGTGGTCGTTGCACAACCCTGCCGACCTGCGCACGGTTGACGACGTCGTCGCGAATGCTACCCTTGAGCTCGATCTGGAAGAGCTTAGGCGACAGGTGCGCCTGACCGAGATCGACTTCCCCGAGTTGCAGTCGCAGATCGTCGAGACTCTCGCCGATCGGGCGGGCGCGACGGTGGGCGACGTGTTGGAGCGACACCCCGCGTCCCAGGGCCTTGCCTCGATCATCGGCCTGCTGATCCTGGCCGAGGAGTTCGCCAGCCGGGCCACGGGGGTTGAGCGCTGGTCGTGGACGTCTTCGCGGGGCTCGTCGAGAACTGTCACGGCCCCCAGGTACGTTTTCCTCCAGGTCCCGAGCCATTGGAGTGAGCCGTGA
- a CDS encoding DUF4194 domain-containing protein, translating to MESAPRRADAGVEVDEFDDEVVELPDDPGELDPGTRRVLLKLLNGPYVRAQDHAKLWAALERNEPLVRSRLADLYLELVLDRDSGVAFVRNLALEDAPKVVRRQPLTLLDTVLVLYLRRLLLTSQGSRVFVGREEIEDQLRGFLRGDTTDKKQQEDRIRRSLVRMTSNSILLKAEVEDRWEISPVLRLVFGADEVAAVTADLERMASE from the coding sequence ATGGAGAGCGCACCGCGTCGCGCGGATGCAGGCGTCGAGGTGGACGAGTTCGACGATGAGGTGGTCGAACTGCCAGATGATCCTGGCGAGCTCGATCCTGGCACAAGGCGTGTGTTGCTCAAGCTGCTCAACGGACCCTATGTCCGCGCCCAGGACCACGCGAAGCTGTGGGCGGCGCTCGAGCGCAACGAGCCGTTGGTGCGCTCCCGCCTCGCCGATCTCTACCTTGAGCTCGTGCTCGACCGAGACTCGGGTGTGGCCTTCGTTCGCAACCTCGCACTCGAGGACGCCCCGAAGGTGGTGCGGCGTCAGCCCCTCACCCTGCTCGACACGGTGTTGGTTCTCTATCTCCGACGCCTCCTATTGACCAGCCAGGGTAGCCGCGTGTTCGTCGGGCGGGAAGAAATCGAAGACCAGTTGCGCGGGTTCCTGCGAGGCGACACGACGGACAAGAAGCAGCAGGAAGACCGGATCCGTCGTTCGCTCGTGAGAATGACCAGCAACTCAATCCTGCTGAAGGCCGAGGTTGAAGACCGTTGGGAGATCTCGCCTGTCCTGCGGCTCGTCTTCGGAGCCGATGAGGTGGCGGCCGTGACGGCAGACCTCGAGAGGATGGCGTCCGAATGA